The genomic region TGTATACTATGAAATGTGTGTACTGTTTGAGTGAATGTTGGAGAAGTAAAAGgttgaatttagattttatCAATGCATAAAGAGTCTATCAAGAGAGTTTGTGTCTATTCACTGTAAGGGTATCTAATGGAGTCCATCAGGACTGAAAACATGAATTCtgatatgaaatatgaaagaaaagtCCATAGCCATGGCATCCTTTGAATAAGAACTAAGAAATGGTGATTACCCAATGGGGTTATCTGCATGTCCGAGGATGATAATGGGAAAAACTCACGTAATGTGAGTTTAGGAGAATATATATTGTAAACACGACAATTAAGAATAGCCTTTGTGGAAAAATCTGAAAGaatagcctttgtggcgaacTTTGAAAGAATAGTCTTTATGGCGAACTCTAAAAGAGATGCCTTTGTGGAAAATTCTGAATGGATTGTCTTACTAGCATGTTCTATCTGATTTCCTATATGGTGTATTTTGTTAAGTCTACATATCAAGAATATCTGGTAAGCTATAAATCTGAATGTTTGTCTCTATGGCAAGATATGAGTAAGTTTTAGTAGTTTTGTAGTAAGTATAGCCAAGATAAGGTATTGATATGCTCTGGAATAAGAGTTGAATAAAGTCTTAAGGGTTTTCcatgaaaaatatgtatatttgtatGTTAAAGAGGGTGTCTGTTATGATGATCTGTAAGTATGAAAAGTAAGGGGTATCAcatcttcttctaatttttttatgaatttgagtCAATGTTGTTTTGAATTATGAGATTCTATTATAGCATGATATGGAGTTCATTTGGATGTTATACTCAGTGAATTATCAGTATGGATATGTGAACAAAATTAGATCTGGGTAGGTTTAAGTGCGAACCACTGGTATGAAATTTTGCATAAGTATCCGCCATGTATATGTATGCACCCAAGATAATGTCAGTGAGTAGTTGTTTGAAATAAGAGTAAGAATTAAGGTATGGATTGTTGGAAATGGTTTCTAAGGGTATATTCTATTAAGAAAGTATTATGGGACAAGAGAATTATGAAACGATGGAGAGGAtactttagttaattaaatgaaagaTTAAGTATAAAATAGGTATGATAATGGGTGTATACAGGAGTGATAAAATCGTACGGTATCAGCTATAGTAAATGATGCAGAGTAGAAGTTGATTAATAGAAATTCCTACAAGATTACAAAGCATCCATCAAGGTATGGTTCATGAGCTCACTAACTACTCTTGTACTTACAAgatttgttatttctttttaggtATGTTGAAGAGAAGTTTCGCCTAGAGGGACAATGCCAGGAGTACACCAAGTTGGTGGGCGGGTGGGCTGTTATGCATACAGAGGATTTGTGGCGCAATCTTGAATACGCCCTTTAAGTCtgtcttaaaataattttcctatCTTGTAAAAGCTGCAACAATTCTAATGTAATAagttatttatcatatattttattctaaatttccaaatgttaagtttttctttttgaacttcatataataggtttaaaataaatgagaaaatgtaaactatttttgttaaatgttttgcATCGTTTAGTAACACCTAATATTCAAACTCGGTGAATCGGGTTAGGTTGAGGGTGTTACACTTGTGTTTTTTTGTGATGGTTAGCTTGCACATTTTTCTAAGGTTCACTAAGTATAGTGTATAATGTATAGTGTCTAGTTTAAATCCTTAGCTCCGAGTGTATTTTTCTAAGGTTCACTAAGTATGaagtgtttaaattttggatgataagaaataataatgaacatgtttttttttatatgagAAACAAAAGTGAAATGTCTTAAGTGCTTGTGATAAGTGTTAATTGAACTCATGATGATATTAAGTGTTATATTGGGGATGGACAAAGTGACATGAGTAAAATGAGTGATAAAAGTAATGATTGATTGTAAGTGGATATAACATGTGAATgataatgttattaaataataGGAATAGTGAAACAAGAATTAATTTGTGAAGTATCGAGTGATTAATAAATAGAATGGGTATAAGTGACATAGTTATAGGTCTCATAGGTAGTTGGGAAAACTTATGAATAGTGAGTAACAATTCAATTAGTGAACTAATAAATTGATGACTTAAGGGAGTATTTATTAAGTGAGTAAAAGAGTTAATAATTGGAAAGCATTTTAAAAGTGAAAAGCGGTCAAATGAGTGAAAACAGGTTTGAGTTTTAGTGAAATAGATGGACaagtgaagagaaataaataTTCATTGTTAAGTGGTATAACTAAGTGAAAGTttgtaattaataaaagattCAATGTTGTAAGAATTGGTAAATTAGGAAATCTTAGTGTACTTGATGAGTTCCTTGAGCTCACGCGTTAACTGTTTAAATGCGTAGGTGCAAGATTTGTCAAGAAGTTGTAAATATGGGTTGGGAGCTTCGCATCACCCTTCATATGAggttttaatgtatttattctaATTGATATTGTATAAGGACTTTGGCATGTACATAAGGACTTAATTTAAGTATAAcatttgtaaaatttgagtTGAAATTCAAGTCGTTTTGATGTTATTAATCAAgctttattttgttatttgacTTGAATATGTTTACTCTTTGTATTCGAAGATTAAATGAGGTTTGAAGTTGATTTATAATGTTTTAGAAACCATGGAATTGATATGGATATGTTTGGGCaagattttgaaatgttttggaGACGTCTAGTAGGTGATGTCACGACCTAGATTACTTCTAAAGCCCTCaaattgttttgattaaatttctatgattttacaaaaaaaaaaattaagctcaaattttcaaataactCCAAGATTTTCATTTTGTCTAAAGTGCTTCAGTAGCACCTCTGATCATACGTACATCAGGACGAgtgagggtgttacaataacaaTTCGAAAAACTAGGCCCATCCAATGGCTAGCAGAGGAGATCAAGGCTAGGAAAGGTGGCGGTTTTAGGTTCCATTTCATGGGATTTGGTTCTACCTTAGGGTGATCTAAGTGGACAATTTATATGAGTAAAAGAAAAGGAGTCCATAGGTGGTCATTCCTATCGGAAAAGATCACCGACGATGGCACTAGAGGCAATGGCCATgggttaaaataaaaagaaaaaaaaaagagaaagagaaacgTGTATGGAGAAATATAAGTGGAAAGGGAAGAGGCCATCAaagtgaaatttttatgtttttattttttcattttgaatttttataattatatttttgaatttttagcaTTAGGACTAAATTAACAGAATATACAAGCATTGAGAGataaatttgaacttttaaaattaggaaCAATTTGACAGGTtgtgtaaaattttaagagctaaatttattattataccaatcaaaataaaGCGACAAAAACATTCCGTCTGGTGACCAAAGGATTTTTATCATTGAAGTgagtataaaatgaaattaaactaaTAGGAGTgactaaattatcaaaaaaaaaaccaaaactaaCACCTTAAAATGTGAGTAATTATCTaaataatttaccctaaatttaattagaaaacatctactatctatatatattatatcaaattcattattaaataaacatttaaaaaataatcataaatattactttatttgtatgttattataaattctcaatgaacgcaaaatgtattaatttctttgtttataCATGAgaataacattttgaaaatctaattgaatgaaattataagAACAAGAACCCTAACataattcttaaaagaaatCTCTTATATAAGTTTCTTCTCctttaaatttccttttaagTCGACTTCCTTTATCTGTGTTACACAAACTTCTTGTCAAAAAAAGATTGCAATGGAAAACCCATATCTTTTAACGACTCGGACTCATTTGGACTTTACCTCAAATGATCGTACAGTCTAGAGATTTATGCCAacctttatatattcttttatatgatttatatttgcATCCTTTGTTTGCACACGTGAAATAGAAATTTGAGGTTTcttaattttgggtttattttataaatcaagGTTATTTATGTCCCAAGCtgataattttaaaagggtaaaataacaTAGAttctttttatgttaaaaattagattgtattttccttcctctatttaaaaaatgagtaaattaatttttatatattagattaaagagaaaattagccaattctattaaaaaaatcatttatttgtattattaaaaattggtgcACCTGTCAAAATAACCAGAAATAACACGTGGTGCCATGTGTACGTCATGCTGACGTACAGAGACTAACTTTTAACAGTAAAAACGgatataatttttaacagaaaaactaatttactctttgTTCTAATTTATAGGGATTAATTTACTCATCTTTTTAATAGAAGagtaaaatacaatttgacttcTACTACAAGATCTCCATAGcacttttaacttttataaccataattataaaactaaaaataaaattcctaCTTAAGCATAACATTGAACTTGGTGGATATAGAAAAGGAAACAGTACAAAAGAGTTGGAAGTCCCCTCCTAGTTCCTATAACATGCCATGTTTAATGGATGTGGGGGGTCAGAAAATGAACCATCGACAATACGTTCAAATATGTACCGATTAGCTGCTTCGGTAAAGTGTACCCCGTCCCAATTTACATGAGTTGAAGGATCTTGGCAAGGTGCCGCCACTAATACATCCTTCCCTTGTTTATGAACCTTTCCTCCACAACCCAGGTTCTTGTTGTAATTGTACTTTCCACCATGGCCGCAGCATGTTCTAAGAGGTTGATTGAACCCTGCATGCATTTTTCCTGTTATTCACTTCTCTGTCGGTTGCTTCAAAAATCAAATTCGAGTGGACTTACCATGGTTTCTTCCTTGGCTAATTAGGGAGTATTTCACTGAGTAAACATCAACGTAAGTGATTGCAGCATGTGGCAAATCTTTGCGCAGCTGTTGAACCGTCTTTTTCAAACCATGGTTGAAAAATTGGGCGACTTCATTGAATGGCGAGGCACATCCATATCTATCAATCTGACCTGCTAACACCGGGATACGCTCCATGACATAGGGTAAACACCCAACGGGACCTGTATTGTGTATCCAAAAGTATCTGCCTCCTACGTCATATATATCCTGCGCGTTTAAATCCAAATTGTAACGTAATAATCAATAAACGTTATTCAAAACATGATTTAGGTTTGGTTTACTAGCCTTAATTATAGTGAGGAACTGATTAAGCACATCGGGAACATAAGCCTTAACTTCGTCTACGGACATGTTTAAGAAATAACCAGAAGTGAGATCATTTTGGCCAATGTCGAAGGTGTACAAGGCACTGGAGAAGTCTTCTTCCTTGGGCAACATTGTTTCATAAACACCACCTACGTACATCATCAATAAGATAATTCAGATCGAGATTACCCGAAAAACGGAGGGAATCGAATCAATTGAGAGACAAGTACCTCTTTTACGCACAATTTGTGACCTCACATGAAAATCATGGAACTCGTAAAATTGAACGTTCAAGGAGATGGGGCTGAAACCGCTTTGATGCAAAGTAGTGTTCTGAGGTCTAATGGTGGATCCAGCAGTGGCAAAGTTAGCTCCATGTGTAAAGTTGGTTCCCAGGGAGTCCAGAAATGCACTTAGATAGGGTAACCCAAGGCTCTCCGCTGAATAAAAACATTGTTAACATTAATCAAAGATACGAAAATATTTTCTCCTGTTCTTTAGCTACCCTGTTACTTGGttacaatatatttaatttcctttaCCTCTTTAtccaataatatatatttatatttacaattaacacatacatttgaaattttgaaccCACCAAGTAGGTTAGGCCAAGAGCTGGGTTCAAAAATATTCCTCCATTTCTATCTGTCATAACCCAAGGAAAGATATCAAATTAAACCCTACTGATATAAAATGTATCAAAACAAAAccttttgataaaaaaaatgtatcaAGTTTAATCTAAATCGAATTCCATTCATTCCAATAATGGAGTTTGAaagtaaaatcatgattttactGAAAACTGAAAGTGACTTTatgggttgatttgatttttgttttctattgaCTTGGTTAAAAATGGTAACTTGttgccttttttcttttattcttttttttatttgctacAGGTAAGAATTTTGATTGGTTTGAAAGAAGGGTATGAAACTGGGGCATCCATCCAACTTTCACctatataaatattagataatttTAGATACCATTCTCTAATCATTTTTAGGTTATgcatatatttgtattattatcttaataaggagtttatattgaatttgtttagGCGGGAATGGATACATAATCTTAAAACCATTCGCTAAATTCCAAATTCCACGTTTTactctcccttttttttctctcttttttagtgaaattagagtcagaagaaaaattattcttAAAGATAACCTTTTCTTTCCGTGTCACGACAAAAACAAAAGTTTACTTTGGCTTAGCGTCGGTGGATGCTGCCGGCGTTGTTGTGACTACTCTTAATCACTAATCAGTAAATTAATTTCACTTATTTATGGTAGTATACTAAAGATTAAAGTGAACTTATGGTGAAAAAAGTCTACATTTTGATTGCTATTATGATTAGAAATATTGGAAGATCCAGGGtttgatgatatatatattatcaaaaaacatataaaccaaaggaaaagaaaagaagtacCTAAGAAGTCGATGACAAGGCGGCCATCGCAGTAACGGCCAGCAGGGTGACCAAAGTAAGACATTCCATTAGGAGGAGGAGCTTGACCAAATGCAGCTGACAACCCTCCAGTGTCGGAGTTTGAGTCACCGAAGTTGAATATTGCCGGAAACTGGCACGGGCCTTTAGCAAGCACCAAGGATGAAGTAAGGTTCACTAAGAAGACACCAAATATAGCCACAACTATAATGGAAGATCCATCAAAAGCCATAAGTAGGAGTAGAAACTAAAGGCTTCAAAAGCAAGAGAGTCAGGGTTTTGCGACTCAGTGATGAAGACAATTGCCTGCctataaattgttttttttttttttttaattcttccAAAGCTTTCTTTAACTATAAAAATGTCTTTTAACACCTTTCCGGAATACAAAAAtcggttaaaatttaaaattaagcataTGCACTTTTCAGTAATTTCACTATttcttaaaaagtaaaaaggatAAAGTACAAAATTGGTAGGACTTACCAAATTTCTAAACAAATTGTTGGCTGAACTTATTCGCCTCTGGCTGGCAGAGTTAGATGGTCCTCAATACTCCACAATCCGCATGATCATTTTATCTTTCATctttgggtaaattatattgGCGATcaccaaattattaatatatttttattttagtagtttaattataaaacctttcaattttatcattatgttAGAACTGTAAATAatatctaataaaaaaattagaattgtaaaccaggatctatcatgtcaaattatcaagaataaatcaagaataaatcaagaaaaaaatagataCGGAATCGTACCTGAATTCAtcgatttcttgaaatctaCGGATATTAGGGTTTTGATATTCCAAATTAGTATACAAGTAATCTAAAGAATGTGgctctctcttttctaaagatgggatattagaaaagttagcttatatataatttgagGACCATAAcctaatatttataactttGGCATATTAGCCCTAATTCCTAATTagcccatcattaattagaatttgTTTAGAACTtaattactagagtatctacacatatttgacctatactttatttaataattaaagcccaataaaactttaaccaaattagatcacttttaattttggCTAGCCtatcatgatagtaaataataacatgtaattacccttattatatatgtgatgccatattttccaacaatctcccacttggaccacacatatatataataattacttTATAgttacatgtcattatataaccttatgagctcaaaaattttactatcatatcaAAAAGGTATTCCGAACAATCTCGTCCATCAATTATGTTAGCATAGAACCAAGACGACTTTTGTTACATATATCGTAACTAAATCCATCCCTAATCACATATATTAACACATTcaaatgacatagatcaagtATGGATGTGTAGAATAAAAATTACATGCAATATGATCTAAACATGTCTATTTCCAACTG from Gossypium raimondii isolate GPD5lz chromosome 1, ASM2569854v1, whole genome shotgun sequence harbors:
- the LOC105785825 gene encoding alpha-L-fucosidase 3 gives rise to the protein MAFDGSSIIVVAIFGVFLVNLTSSLVLAKGPCQFPAIFNFGDSNSDTGGLSAAFGQAPPPNGMSYFGHPAGRYCDGRLVIDFLAESLGLPYLSAFLDSLGTNFTHGANFATAGSTIRPQNTTLHQSGFSPISLNVQFYEFHDFHVRSQIVRKRGGVYETMLPKEEDFSSALYTFDIGQNDLTSGYFLNMSVDEVKAYVPDVLNQFLTIIKDIYDVGGRYFWIHNTGPVGCLPYVMERIPVLAGQIDRYGCASPFNEVAQFFNHGLKKTVQQLRKDLPHAAITYVDVYSVKYSLISQGRNHGFNQPLRTCCGHGGKYNYNKNLGCGGKVHKQGKDVLVAAPCQDPSTHVNWDGVHFTEAANRYIFERIVDGSFSDPPHPLNMACYRN